TCTGCCTTTTTGATGAGTTGATCTGATACGTCCACATCATCAAGTGGATTCAGTTCAGCAAAGTCTGAGTCCATATCTTTTGGTATGTCTGCTTTTGGGGATCCTGGTGTCTTTGCTTCTTTTACAACATGGCCTGGGGGAGCAGAGGCTCGCTTCAATTCACTGAAATATCAAATCTCAATGTAGGAAAATCTCAGGCTAAAACATGTTTACGCAATTCATTCTTGCTTAAATTTACCAACAACTttgacatattttaaacatagtcaattcaaaacaaaacatcacaTTATTCATTTGAAAACTGACTTTTGTTGTCAGATATTATAAcagaatgaaatcatttttcagAGCAATTGGGTTAATTCAAACCCCTGTAGCTATTCAAAAATCTGTATCTTCATATGCATCCCTTCTGTGACTGATTCCAATGCCCCACAACTTAGTACCACTATTAGCTGTATTCAATGAACAATGTACCTTTCCGATGGCTGGGTTGGTCCCTCTACAACACTGGAAGCTTTCTCCCGGGCACACTCCATGGAGGTGTCAGAAAGGGTAGACAAGTTGGACATTTGGCTTGCACGTTTCTCACTGTCCTAAAAAGGTAAATACATACTTGGCATTCAgaccttttcaaaaaattaacttttaaataaCTATTAACGTTTACCCTTTACTTCATTAGATTGTAATCTTTAAACATCATAATTTGCATGGGATTTTAACCAATTTCTCAGATTTTCATCATATCTAAATTAACTATACACCATAGGACAATGGACATTCCAGTTTGTCTATTGCTGAAGTGGACTTACCCTGCGTTTGGAAGGCAGCGGTGGGATAGCGGGGCTGGTGGGGGCACTGTTACTGAACGATGAGTCAGAGCTGATATCCGAGATAACACTGAACGTGTTAGAGCGCGGGTACATCTGGTGGTGCAGCTCCATCTGGTGTTGGTGCCACTGAGTCTCATAGAAATTGATGGAGTGCCGGGAATAGCAGTCAGGAACTACCTCAGGCTGGGTGTAGTTTCCGATTGAGTGCATGTAATCTTGTACtgaaaacaaagtaaacaaagCCTGTACAGTAAACTGTTTCTCTGTACTAGATGAAAGTAAAAATGATCGAATCTTTTATGATCAATGTTACTAACTGTGCTTTTTCTTGGGTGGGAGGGGTGGGGGTCTGTTTGGAAGGCTCTCTAGGCTGGCACTAGAGAACGTTTCGGAGCTGGAGTACGACTCCTGGGAACTTGTCTGCTGTATGTAAGTACTGGTCTTCTGGAATCCAGACTGTGCACTCCCCGTGGAAGATGTAGAAGTCCTGTGTTCGGAACTAATAACACTACTGGTTTTACGACTGTAAGAACTACTTGTGGTACTATAAGATTGCACACACGTCCCATCCACGTTATCATATTGTGACGGCATTCTGTTGACTTTTTTGTTTGGCAGCGGAGGGGGCTGTAGATTTTCCTCCCCATTACGCCTAGTCATGGAAGCTATGTCAGAGGTTAATTTGTCTATTTCAATCGTTAATTGGTTTATTTGGTCGACAGTCCCTTCGGAATTAGAAATGCTTTTATTCATTCCATGGAAATGCTGTAAGCGTCCCTCTGACATAGTCTTTGTGAAGCTATTGGCCCTGCTTGTCCTGTGAACCTCGACCCCTGGTATATCCTCATCGTCAGCAGAGTGATTTAATCCTGATCCCAGACTGCTGGTCGTAGAGGTAGCCAAAGGGGACATGTAATCGGACGAGTTAAATCCCAAACTCGAGGAAAGTTCACTTGACACATTACTAGGAATAAACACACTGCTATGGGGGGAGTGGTCTGGGGTCATGTGACTGTGTATTAACACACTGTTGTGTGGCGACTGGTTGGGGGAGATGCCGGTTACTATGAGGCTGTTGTGTGGGGAGTGACCGGAGAACACCATGCTGTTGTATGGAGAGTGGCTGGGACTGGACGTCAGACTGGCAGTGGTCACACTGTTCCTGGACGATGGCGTTTGGTACACGTCCGAGGTGCTCCCCAGGCGATGGAGTGAATCGGTCAGGGACTGTCGGTTTTCTTTCTCTGGGATAGGAGGCGGGCCATCAACATCATCTTGTTGTGAATGCTGGGATACTAGTCTGTTcgtagaaaagaaaaattactttttaactgtttcaaaatatcattttgatgtttcaaatCAAGGTTCAAAATCTGTGATGTCAAAATATCTAGAGAGTTTAGTAAATAgaatttccaataaaaaaaaattgacaagatTTTAAATCCATCTTACCTTCGAATAACTTCTGGGTTTTTTGGCAGTGGTGGTTTTGGAGGAGGAGGTAACTCCCCTAGGTCGGGGGGTTCTCTACGTAGGCTACATATACTGTCCTGGGAGCGCGAGGCGGGGAAGTTGGGGTTATCGTACACCCCTATCTCCCCGGTCTTGTCTAGAATCTCCTTCTCTCTGGGCGTCAATGGAAGATCTGGGAGGGAGGCTCGCTTACTATGTGTAGAAGTAACAACACTCACTTTATACAGTAGATTTATTATGATTCTTCCATAcagaaatataattaaattatgaaaGTTTATCAAAAGTACCGTAATACAGTAATCAAAATTCATCTATTCTTCCATACAGAAATATATCATGTATCTATTAATCATGCTGTTCTTGATTTTTACCATTCTGGGTGGTTCTTGAAGGAATCAGGAGAGAGCTGCTGGGTCACATCAGTCTTCCTGTCCTGTAGTTTGGACACGCCCACCTCTTTTAGTTCCTGTTTAGTAAAATACACAACTCCTTTAGCAAACAATACAAACTTACTAAATTAGAAACATTATGAATTCTTTGTTCAATCAACATGTTACAGCATTTTGAAACAGGTGAGCATTGTTCTAGGACACAAAAAGTAACAAATcctaaatttttaagattttattcataaagaatgataaataaaatgaaaagtttcAAACTTGAGGAAATATCATCACCTGTACACCAGTAGAGAGAGCCTGAATGACGTCTATGGCAACGGATTTATTCAGCTCCTTCTCGCCGTGTAACAGAATGTCGTCCGCCCACTGGATAAAACACGCCAGGCACTGACACACTTTACTCTGCCGTGACACCAGCACCGAGCTACAGAAGGAAAAAAATCACTGTGTAAAAATCTTACACCTTAATTAAGCTCACGCTAGTCCAATCATTAAAAACTCTATAGGATAATTCGAGTATCATCACTTATTTTCAAGATAAAAAGTATTAGTGTTTTTAAATCGGTGCCGCAATCATTGCCATTTATTGAGAGTTTTAGATTTTAATGGCTGGATACTCTCTTGAGAGCATTGAATTGCTCTACGACATGAAGAGGCGACACGACACTATCGCTAAAAAACCCAGTCATCCATTTATCTCTCGAATTTCTACTACTACGAGTACTGCTGATTCAGCACagattttaatttcctttaatGCAGATTTGAGAAACCCTACCTCCCACCAGATAGAAAGCTGCATTAGGCATCAATCAATGCTAAGAGATATTAGTTGACAAAATTGGTCGTCTCCAAAGGAATAAAATCAATGTACAAGTAATCATGCACTAATTGCTCCACTTAAAATCCAACATTCACTTCCTAAATGAAATAAACCTTGGTCTGGAAAATTAAACATACTCCCAGTACTAGAAGTAAAAAATCTGTtcatctatatttttttcagaaattgcactaaatatttgaattcacCAGAGAACGTATCTAATTCAAGAAAAGATCTGTGCATTAACTGGCACATAGATTTCCTAGTCTGTTAAGAAAACAAACAATGGCCCCTGAGCCATAAAACTACAACTCTCACTTTTGATCCAAGCCTCACTTTAacaataggaatatatattggaaaagtgagactgagattgAAAGTGAGCTTGACTAAGTTTAATGGCTCAAGAGTTTAAAGAGTCCACTATATCTATTCTCTCTTGCcatgaaatttaatttacagGGCTATCACTGTATTCCTAAAGAATCAATATTCCTAATTTGCGTGGATTAAATTCATGTGCCTAAAAATAGTGATACTCAAGTTATACCATGCAATTCTTTCACTAATTTTAATGGTCaaggcattttttaattttttttaaattgcagacATTTTTGGATGATCAAGAAATCCTCTAACAGGAACAAAATTGGTTTCATGTTCAAATCCCGTAAAACAACTTTATAGCTTTTCCTGGGTGATTTAAGGTGTGTGGTTACCTGTCCTGAGCCATGAAGAAGTTGTTGAGGAGGGTAAAGACGTCCATCACGTTCTCTAGAATCACGGTGGCCGTGCTCGGGATGACCTGTGGCTTCTGGTACTCCACCACCGCCTTGATGTAGGCCAGCGAGCGGAACACCTTCTCCACCTCTGCCTGGAGCTTATCCACATcctgaaaaacaaacaaaatagctTAATATCCACAtcatgaaaaacaaacaaaatagctTAATATCCACAtcatgataaacaaacaaaatagctTAATATCCACAtcatgaaaaacaaacaaaatagctTAATATCCACaacatgaaaaacaaaacagctATATCCACATCCTGAAAGTGTATAGGTCTATCCATTTCCTAAAATTTGAGGTGTTTACAGGCTTATCCACATCCTGAAATATCAACCAATAGCGTACAAACTTATCCATATCCTGAGATATGAGTTTAGCAGTATACAAACTGTTTAAATATTCACATAATGAAAAGTAATGTTAGCAATGTGTTTctattaatataataataaagtaatgatttttaaataaatatcaatatactGCAGAATACTATCATGAAAATGTCCCTCCCCTACCAATGTTAAATAAGGAACATCTTGAGAAAATACATGAAGTTTTTATGCATGTATGAACTTAAATATTAATATCTAATCCTATACTAGTACATCAAGAAACCACATATATGTCAAAAACCCTCTCTCTTCAGACCATCAAAACATAAGACAACATACAAAGTGGATATATTCATGAAAAAGGATCAATATTTTGGTGAATCAGAAGAaactatgtaaaatttttaactaTTAAATGGCCCAACATCAGACAGACAAATGTACAGACATATACTTGCCCTGTCAGCCATGAGTGGTgtaagagaaagagagagagggggttGAGTGATAGAGCTGGAATGTAGGACATTGATCAGTAATAACACAAGTTGTATGTACAGTCATTACAGCATTAATCACTGACCGCCCCTGTCACTGGCCCCCTTCACTGGGCTGTCACTGCTTCGTACATCTCACCTGTCCATACACTAATTAACATCTGATCTTGCTGAACTAGTACCATACACAACATAGTATCTTACTGTTCACCATCAGATCTCAGAGTGTTATCTCACTGTATTTAATCATATCTTATATAAAATGTGTGGAGCTCAGTGGTCATAGGCATTAGGCCAGTAACCCACAGTTTGCTGGTTCAAACCCCACTATGGTCActtgatgttgtgtgttgtgcCCTTAGACAAGGCACTTTATAGTCCATCCAGCTGAAATTGGGTACCAGCATAAGCTGAGAGTTAACTAGAAAGAATAACAATGACCAGGCCACGGTCCGTAGGAGATTTACCATTTTAGCAACAGAACATTTAACCTGTTCAAATCTCTTAACCATCATTAATGGCATATTTTGTTGTACAAGTACATATGTTTATGCATGCATTGACATATCATATTttcctatacatgtacttcattagATTTTTTGTTAGGCATGTAGCCAAGAACTTCAAGTATCTACACATATTTTACACtgtttttgtattcattttccTATCAGACATTTTGTGCAAACATGTTTCTGTGTGACAACTCTAATTATTTTGTCACCAGCGGAAACATTAAGCTCGTGGAGAATGACACCAAACTTCTGCTTTATAACCACACACTGGGTTTTCCTTCCCTCCACATCCTACTTCCTACATCTAAACAAATAAGAAAAGTTTTCCTTATATTGATTTGTATCTGCCAACtgtgtatatatactgtatatgtaTACTGTCCATACGTCACTGAATTCCCCAGTTCTTACATTAAGTGGACTTTGCCCACAACAGCTATGACCTTAAGATATTGTTGGAATATTTTATACAGTTTCATTCATAGATAAACGACTGGGCCACTTTGGTGGCTGCTAAATTGCATGTTGCACAATAGCTCCATTAAGAACTAATCAATCAATACTGGCCTCAGACTTGTTTCTCAATTGGTCTGGAAGCACTTATATTTACACAGACTTAATCACATTCATATCCACAATAGATCAACTCCATTTAATACTGCCAGGGAAATGATTAcgtccaaaaataaaataaaacgatATAAATAGCTAGATGCTGTAATAAACTGTGGGTCCTACTGTAGGAGAGACCAGGGGCACCTGCACACTCAGACGACATGTGCAGTACTACATGTTCACCTGTAATTATGACTCATTCATCACTAATTACACAAAACCTGTCAGGTGATACAGGTAACACATTCAGATTCATACATCAATGCCTGCGCTCCTCTTGAATAATCAAACATTGTGCTGTATTGCTCAGCATTATACTATGATGTAGAGTACATTTAAAAGTAGGCAATCATAGTATTTTGATCCTGAAATAATTTACAGGTACAGGGAGTCTGATGTGCACTTTTATAAAAACCAATCAATCATTATTACCAAATTCTTCTGTTCATTGATTACACTGAAGAAATCAAGAAGTAAATGAAACTGATGAGCTAATATTTAATGTTTGTACAGGTGATTCTGGGGGTAACGAGGGACCATAAATCACACAGGTCAAAAGTTCACTGAGGGAATCTAAGAGCCATCTGGGATCTGTTTCCAGATAGCCTTACACCCAATCTGTGTGATCTCCCTCACACCTTTCCTGACCTGCTCTCATCCAATCACAGAGAGAGAAACAAACAGGGTTCCTTCTGGTCAGTGAGGTGCATTGGTGCCATATGCAATGTCTTAATCAGAGATTGAGTCAAAACAGTGGGTCTTATTAATGAACTGTCTGAGACTGGAGCTAATGATGAGGGCAAAGCCTGACAGGTCATCTTCGTATGTGACCACAGCTGATACTTGGGGGGTCATATTAGGTCTCTCCCTGGTCAACAGAAATACAAGCACCCTCCCAGGTATAAATGTTGATCAAAAATGTGCTACAGGGAACTGCAGCAACAGACAACATTGCAAAAACATGACAGTTTTATCATAACCACTCTACATTTATCATATAGTGTTACGcagtatgaattttttttttaggaaacatCAATAACTCTAAGGCATATGCAACAGTGAATGATTCCGGGATAATATTGGTTTTGGAAGCCGCTAAAGATATAGAACCAGTGAGTCATGTTCAGACTGTGGTTTCAGGAGAATGAATTTTGAATTGATACCTCTCAATGTGACAAACGTGATGATTCTCAGATAATCGCTGCTGTCCATTATAACTGTTTTATTCCAGCAGATGTTGACCTAATTGACCCCGTACATTAGTAGAAGGGGAAAACCCTTCCTGATTTAAGTGGAGTGATCAATGTACAGATAAATAATCCACTTCGTAGCAGCTTGGAGGGGACAAAGGGTAAATTGGCCATTACTGGCCCTGATTCACCCAAATCTAGATTGCTTAACTGACAATCATACCAACAATCTTAACATGCAGATCCCCTCACACTGTACGAGATGTAAACAAAccattaacccccccccccccctccctcccagAGGTCAAAAACCAGAATATAAACAAGAGCTTCTCTgtgaagctttttttttttcagacctaAATCCAAACATTACTGCGAAGTACCCATATGAAAACTGAAAGGGTTGAGTACAGGATAAAACAAATGACATGATGGATAATGGATAGTGCCATTTTCTGTTTTATGGGACACTTTGCTAAGTGTGATGTAGAGACCATGTCTAGCTCCACCAAATAAACAGGAAAACATTACCGGTCCTAGCATAACACCATGCAACATGGAAGTAGAGGCTTATGTAATTCTGTATGCTATTTATGGGAAATACTTTCTCTGTGAGTAAAATGTGTAGGCACTTAAAGAAAAGTACTTAGTATTTTGCCACAATGAATTCTTTTTATGAAACTGATTTAAACACGGACAATCATGATCTTTCCACAGGTGTCGTGTACATCAATTACCCATAAAACATGACCACTGCCCACTACAATAACAGAAGAGAGCAGAAAACGTTGTGTCAGCCAGTCTATGGATGATATAATGTATCACATTCCTACAGTATGATGATGGAAAGTAACTCAAAACCAAACCTCCACCAGTAACTCACTGCTTCCACACACAATGCATCTGTGTGGTTAATTGAAATGCAGGTACTCATAACAAGCATGTTTAAATTAACCAATTAGTAGCAGGAACCACGCAGAGCTAGGCAGCATAAAAAGGTACATTAAACAATAAGGCTGGAGTCCCCCAGCTGAGTGATGCTCTTAATTAGTGTGGGTTCAATTAAAC
The nucleotide sequence above comes from Magallana gigas chromosome 2, xbMagGiga1.1, whole genome shotgun sequence. Encoded proteins:
- the LOC105337544 gene encoding rap guanine nucleotide exchange factor 1 isoform X6, with the protein product MEEKSPGAKMLKKAKSFRDDVKGLLRRRSSASTHESAIVEAKHRHSKSYSLPTETPLENPALTDKRKEQDPLKSKNKDVDKLQAEVEKVFRSLAYIKAVVEYQKPQVIPSTATVILENVMDVFTLLNNFFMAQDSSVLVSRQSKVCQCLACFIQWADDILLHGEKELNKSVAIDVIQALSTGVQELKEVGVSKLQDRKTDVTQQLSPDSFKNHPECKRASLPDLPLTPREKEILDKTGEIGVYDNPNFPASRSQDSICSLRREPPDLGELPPPPKPPLPKNPEVIRRLVSQHSQQDDVDGPPPIPEKENRQSLTDSLHRLGSTSDVYQTPSSRNSVTTASLTSSPSHSPYNSMVFSGHSPHNSLIVTGISPNQSPHNSVLIHSHMTPDHSPHSSVFIPSNVSSELSSSLGFNSSDYMSPLATSTTSSLGSGLNHSADDEDIPGVEVHRTSRANSFTKTMSEGRLQHFHGMNKSISNSEGTVDQINQLTIEIDKLTSDIASMTRRNGEENLQPPPLPNKKVNRMPSQYDNVDGTCVQSYSTTSSSYSRKTSSVISSEHRTSTSSTGSAQSGFQKTSTYIQQTSSQESYSSSETFSSASLESLPNRPPPLPPKKKHIQDYMHSIGNYTQPEVVPDCYSRHSINFYETQWHQHQMELHHQMYPRSNTFSVISDISSDSSFSNSAPTSPAIPPLPSKRRDSEKRASQMSNLSTLSDTSMECAREKASSVVEGPTQPSESELKRASAPPGHVVKEAKTPGSPKADIPKDMDSDFAELNPLDDVDVSDQLIKKAETEDGPEIRGGSVDALVVHATSVGKQGSMEDLTDEEFMYQEAFLTTYRTFITPHQLIDKLLYRFHKFHHASEKKKKVARNTFSLLIRVIDELSRKEMDQATTQKMMTLVFELLCQSDLMLAKVLRKKVIEKCESKRVSPDQFSSMTFTSSITLKSSPSDFLFYKSHDIAEQMTLLDAELFQKIEIHEVSLWAREQSEELSPNLTEFTEHFNKMSYWCRTQILTHDEAKDRERYFLKFIKIMKHLRKLNNFNSYLAILSAVDSAPIRRLEWPRQNLEALKEFCQLIDSSGSFRAYRQALAETEPPCIPYIGLILQDLTFIHIGNQDLLPDGSINFAKRWQQFNILDNMRRFKKCNYQIKRNEKLINCFNNFDDYLSEESLWQISEKIKPRGGNKKRLEFDS
- the LOC105337544 gene encoding rap guanine nucleotide exchange factor 1 isoform X9; protein product: MMGKSSTLGKKKKLKAEAPVQDVDKLQAEVEKVFRSLAYIKAVVEYQKPQVIPSTATVILENVMDVFTLLNNFFMAQDSSVLVSRQSKVCQCLACFIQWADDILLHGEKELNKSVAIDVIQALSTGVQELKEVGVSKLQDRKTDVTQQLSPDSFKNHPECKRASLPDLPLTPREKEILDKTGEIGVYDNPNFPASRSQDSICSLRREPPDLGELPPPPKPPLPKNPEVIRRLVSQHSQQDDVDGPPPIPEKENRQSLTDSLHRLGSTSDVYQTPSSRNSVTTASLTSSPSHSPYNSMVFSGHSPHNSLIVTGISPNQSPHNSVLIHSHMTPDHSPHSSVFIPSNVSSELSSSLGFNSSDYMSPLATSTTSSLGSGLNHSADDEDIPGVEVHRTSRANSFTKTMSEGRLQHFHGMNKSISNSEGTVDQINQLTIEIDKLTSDIASMTRRNGEENLQPPPLPNKKVNRMPSQYDNVDGTCVQSYSTTSSSYSRKTSSVISSEHRTSTSSTGSAQSGFQKTSTYIQQTSSQESYSSSETFSSASLESLPNRPPPLPPKKKHIQDYMHSIGNYTQPEVVPDCYSRHSINFYETQWHQHQMELHHQMYPRSNTFSVISDISSDSSFSNSAPTSPAIPPLPSKRRDSEKRASQMSNLSTLSDTSMECAREKASSVVEGPTQPSESELKRASAPPGHVVKEAKTPGSPKADIPKDMDSDFAELNPLDDVDVSDQLIKKAETEDGPEIRGGSVDALVVHATSVGKQGSMEDLTDEEFMYQEAFLTTYRTFITPHQLIDKLLYRFHKFHHASEKKKKVARNTFSLLIRVIDELSRKEMDQATTQKMMTLVFELLCQSDLMLAKVLRKKVIEKCESKRVSPDQFSSMTFTSSITLKSSPSDFLFYKSHDIAEQMTLLDAELFQKIEIHEVSLWAREQSEELSPNLTEFTEHFNKMSYWCRTQILTHDEAKDRERYFLKFIKIMKHLRKLNNFNSYLAILSAVDSAPIRRLEWPRQNLEALKEFCQLIDSSGSFRAYRQALAETEPPCIPYIGLILQDLTFIHIGNQDLLPDGSINFAKRWQQFNILDNMRRFKKCNYQIKRNEKLINCFNNFDDYLSEESLWQISEKIKPRGGNKKRLEFDS
- the LOC105337544 gene encoding rap guanine nucleotide exchange factor 1 isoform X10 codes for the protein MADRDVDKLQAEVEKVFRSLAYIKAVVEYQKPQVIPSTATVILENVMDVFTLLNNFFMAQDSSVLVSRQSKVCQCLACFIQWADDILLHGEKELNKSVAIDVIQALSTGVQELKEVGVSKLQDRKTDVTQQLSPDSFKNHPECKRASLPDLPLTPREKEILDKTGEIGVYDNPNFPASRSQDSICSLRREPPDLGELPPPPKPPLPKNPEVIRRLVSQHSQQDDVDGPPPIPEKENRQSLTDSLHRLGSTSDVYQTPSSRNSVTTASLTSSPSHSPYNSMVFSGHSPHNSLIVTGISPNQSPHNSVLIHSHMTPDHSPHSSVFIPSNVSSELSSSLGFNSSDYMSPLATSTTSSLGSGLNHSADDEDIPGVEVHRTSRANSFTKTMSEGRLQHFHGMNKSISNSEGTVDQINQLTIEIDKLTSDIASMTRRNGEENLQPPPLPNKKVNRMPSQYDNVDGTCVQSYSTTSSSYSRKTSSVISSEHRTSTSSTGSAQSGFQKTSTYIQQTSSQESYSSSETFSSASLESLPNRPPPLPPKKKHIQDYMHSIGNYTQPEVVPDCYSRHSINFYETQWHQHQMELHHQMYPRSNTFSVISDISSDSSFSNSAPTSPAIPPLPSKRRDSEKRASQMSNLSTLSDTSMECAREKASSVVEGPTQPSESELKRASAPPGHVVKEAKTPGSPKADIPKDMDSDFAELNPLDDVDVSDQLIKKAETEDGPEIRGGSVDALVVHATSVGKQGSMEDLTDEEFMYQEAFLTTYRTFITPHQLIDKLLYRFHKFHHASEKKKKVARNTFSLLIRVIDELSRKEMDQATTQKMMTLVFELLCQSDLMLAKVLRKKVIEKCESKRVSPDQFSSMTFTSSITLKSSPSDFLFYKSHDIAEQMTLLDAELFQKIEIHEVSLWAREQSEELSPNLTEFTEHFNKMSYWCRTQILTHDEAKDRERYFLKFIKIMKHLRKLNNFNSYLAILSAVDSAPIRRLEWPRQNLEALKEFCQLIDSSGSFRAYRQALAETEPPCIPYIGLILQDLTFIHIGNQDLLPDGSINFAKRWQQFNILDNMRRFKKCNYQIKRNEKLINCFNNFDDYLSEESLWQISEKIKPRGGNKKRLEFDS
- the LOC105337544 gene encoding rap guanine nucleotide exchange factor 1 isoform X3, producing MEPEIQDEKSPGAKMLKKAKSFRDDVKGLLRRRSSASTHESAIVEAKHRHSKSYSLPTETPLENPALTDKRKEQDPLKSKNKDVDKLQAEVEKVFRSLAYIKAVVEYQKPQVIPSTATVILENVMDVFTLLNNFFMAQDSSVLVSRQSKVCQCLACFIQWADDILLHGEKELNKSVAIDVIQALSTGVQELKEVGVSKLQDRKTDVTQQLSPDSFKNHPECKRASLPDLPLTPREKEILDKTGEIGVYDNPNFPASRSQDSICSLRREPPDLGELPPPPKPPLPKNPEVIRRLVSQHSQQDDVDGPPPIPEKENRQSLTDSLHRLGSTSDVYQTPSSRNSVTTASLTSSPSHSPYNSMVFSGHSPHNSLIVTGISPNQSPHNSVLIHSHMTPDHSPHSSVFIPSNVSSELSSSLGFNSSDYMSPLATSTTSSLGSGLNHSADDEDIPGVEVHRTSRANSFTKTMSEGRLQHFHGMNKSISNSEGTVDQINQLTIEIDKLTSDIASMTRRNGEENLQPPPLPNKKVNRMPSQYDNVDGTCVQSYSTTSSSYSRKTSSVISSEHRTSTSSTGSAQSGFQKTSTYIQQTSSQESYSSSETFSSASLESLPNRPPPLPPKKKHIQDYMHSIGNYTQPEVVPDCYSRHSINFYETQWHQHQMELHHQMYPRSNTFSVISDISSDSSFSNSAPTSPAIPPLPSKRRDSEKRASQMSNLSTLSDTSMECAREKASSVVEGPTQPSESELKRASAPPGHVVKEAKTPGSPKADIPKDMDSDFAELNPLDDVDVSDQLIKKAETEDGPEIRGGSVDALVVHATSVGKQGSMEDLTDEEFMYQEAFLTTYRTFITPHQLIDKLLYRFHKFHHASEKKKKVARNTFSLLIRVIDELSRKEMDQATTQKMMTLVFELLCQSDLMLAKVLRKKVIEKCESKRVSPDQFSSMTFTSSITLKSSPSDFLFYKSHDIAEQMTLLDAELFQKIEIHEVSLWAREQSEELSPNLTEFTEHFNKMSYWCRTQILTHDEAKDRERYFLKFIKIMKHLRKLNNFNSYLAILSAVDSAPIRRLEWPRQNLEALKEFCQLIDSSGSFRAYRQALAETEPPCIPYIGLILQDLTFIHIGNQDLLPDGSINFAKRWQQFNILDNMRRFKKCNYQIKRNEKLINCFNNFDDYLSEESLWQISEKIKPRGGNKKRLEFDS
- the LOC105337544 gene encoding rap guanine nucleotide exchange factor 1 isoform X5, with the translated sequence MFDEKSPGAKMLKKAKSFRDDVKGLLRRRSSASTHESAIVEAKHRHSKSYSLPTETPLENPALTDKRKEQDPLKSKNKDVDKLQAEVEKVFRSLAYIKAVVEYQKPQVIPSTATVILENVMDVFTLLNNFFMAQDSSVLVSRQSKVCQCLACFIQWADDILLHGEKELNKSVAIDVIQALSTGVQELKEVGVSKLQDRKTDVTQQLSPDSFKNHPECKRASLPDLPLTPREKEILDKTGEIGVYDNPNFPASRSQDSICSLRREPPDLGELPPPPKPPLPKNPEVIRRLVSQHSQQDDVDGPPPIPEKENRQSLTDSLHRLGSTSDVYQTPSSRNSVTTASLTSSPSHSPYNSMVFSGHSPHNSLIVTGISPNQSPHNSVLIHSHMTPDHSPHSSVFIPSNVSSELSSSLGFNSSDYMSPLATSTTSSLGSGLNHSADDEDIPGVEVHRTSRANSFTKTMSEGRLQHFHGMNKSISNSEGTVDQINQLTIEIDKLTSDIASMTRRNGEENLQPPPLPNKKVNRMPSQYDNVDGTCVQSYSTTSSSYSRKTSSVISSEHRTSTSSTGSAQSGFQKTSTYIQQTSSQESYSSSETFSSASLESLPNRPPPLPPKKKHIQDYMHSIGNYTQPEVVPDCYSRHSINFYETQWHQHQMELHHQMYPRSNTFSVISDISSDSSFSNSAPTSPAIPPLPSKRRDSEKRASQMSNLSTLSDTSMECAREKASSVVEGPTQPSESELKRASAPPGHVVKEAKTPGSPKADIPKDMDSDFAELNPLDDVDVSDQLIKKAETEDGPEIRGGSVDALVVHATSVGKQGSMEDLTDEEFMYQEAFLTTYRTFITPHQLIDKLLYRFHKFHHASEKKKKVARNTFSLLIRVIDELSRKEMDQATTQKMMTLVFELLCQSDLMLAKVLRKKVIEKCESKRVSPDQFSSMTFTSSITLKSSPSDFLFYKSHDIAEQMTLLDAELFQKIEIHEVSLWAREQSEELSPNLTEFTEHFNKMSYWCRTQILTHDEAKDRERYFLKFIKIMKHLRKLNNFNSYLAILSAVDSAPIRRLEWPRQNLEALKEFCQLIDSSGSFRAYRQALAETEPPCIPYIGLILQDLTFIHIGNQDLLPDGSINFAKRWQQFNILDNMRRFKKCNYQIKRNEKLINCFNNFDDYLSEESLWQISEKIKPRGGNKKRLEFDS